The following coding sequences are from one Paenarthrobacter ureafaciens window:
- a CDS encoding amidohydrolase family protein yields MTVIDIHGHVSSPAELYAYRSILLAGRGAHGRSGVKLPKDKVQAAAERHVGLLDAVGTDIQLISPRPFQLMHSEEPADIVNWWTRATNNAVADQVAAFPERFRGVAALPQAVGTSPEAWVEELERCVEELGFVGVLINPDPAEGQELRIPRIGHEWWYPLFEKMVELNVPGLVHSAGCKSWRESYSEHMITESSRSVISLAESRALRDFPDLKLIMSHGGGSVPYQIGRWRSARYLENTEVESYDSKEKSDVAIESFDESLSRLHFDSLVHSGPSLELLIKLVGPGKVLFGTEVPGSGSPINPDTGRSYDDLLPLINGFDWLTPGDRSLILEDNARSLYKRL; encoded by the coding sequence ATGACAGTCATCGATATTCACGGCCATGTTTCGTCACCGGCCGAACTCTACGCCTACCGTTCCATCCTTCTTGCCGGCCGCGGGGCCCACGGGCGCTCCGGCGTGAAGCTTCCCAAGGACAAGGTCCAGGCCGCCGCCGAGCGCCATGTGGGCCTGCTCGACGCCGTCGGAACCGACATCCAGCTCATCTCTCCGCGTCCGTTCCAACTGATGCATTCGGAGGAGCCGGCGGACATCGTCAACTGGTGGACCCGCGCCACCAACAACGCAGTTGCTGACCAGGTTGCTGCTTTCCCCGAGCGGTTCCGGGGTGTTGCGGCGCTCCCTCAGGCTGTAGGCACTTCCCCCGAAGCATGGGTGGAGGAACTGGAACGCTGTGTCGAGGAACTTGGCTTTGTGGGCGTGCTCATCAATCCCGATCCCGCTGAGGGCCAGGAACTGCGTATTCCGCGGATCGGACATGAGTGGTGGTACCCGCTGTTCGAGAAGATGGTGGAGCTCAACGTCCCGGGCCTGGTCCACTCGGCCGGCTGCAAGAGCTGGCGTGAGTCCTACAGCGAGCACATGATTACCGAGTCCAGCCGCAGCGTCATTTCGCTTGCCGAATCCCGTGCCCTCCGCGACTTCCCGGACCTCAAGCTCATCATGAGCCACGGCGGCGGTTCCGTACCCTACCAGATTGGGCGCTGGCGTTCCGCGCGCTACCTCGAGAACACCGAGGTGGAGTCGTACGATTCCAAGGAAAAGAGCGACGTTGCCATCGAAAGCTTCGACGAATCGCTCTCCCGGCTGCACTTCGACTCTTTGGTGCATTCCGGGCCGTCCCTGGAGCTGCTCATCAAGCTCGTGGGCCCCGGCAAGGTGCTGTTCGGCACGGAGGTCCCCGGCAGCGGATCTCCGATCAACCCGGATACCGGCCGCAGCTACGACGATCTTCTTCCCCTGATCAACGGCTTTGACTGGCTGACCCCCGGCGACCGTTCCCTCATCCTGGAAGACAACGCGCGCTCGCTCTACAAGCGGCTCTAG
- a CDS encoding RraA family protein translates to MSKELIQRLAVLDTPAVSDALDKLGIVGQCAGIMPLDRSFNLAGKAFCIKYVPANELGGTVGDFVDDLGPDDVAVIDNAGRLDATVWGDLMTTVAKKNGVAGTVIDGVCRDLDRALEFDHPLFTRGNWMRTGKDRVQLEAIGVPVIIGGVTVRPGDLLRGDINGVVVVPAARAEEVIEVAERIQLTEDTIRAEIQQGAALRQARERAGYHRLQTPVA, encoded by the coding sequence ATGAGCAAGGAACTGATTCAGCGGCTCGCGGTTTTGGATACACCGGCAGTAAGTGATGCCTTGGACAAACTGGGCATCGTCGGCCAGTGTGCGGGGATCATGCCGCTGGACCGGAGCTTCAACCTGGCGGGCAAGGCGTTCTGCATCAAGTACGTGCCGGCCAACGAACTGGGCGGCACGGTGGGGGACTTCGTGGACGATCTCGGTCCGGACGACGTAGCGGTGATCGACAACGCGGGACGCCTCGATGCAACGGTCTGGGGAGACCTGATGACCACGGTGGCCAAGAAGAACGGTGTGGCCGGAACAGTCATCGACGGCGTCTGCCGGGACCTGGATCGGGCGCTGGAGTTCGATCACCCGCTCTTTACCCGCGGCAATTGGATGCGGACCGGCAAGGACCGCGTCCAGCTTGAGGCCATCGGCGTCCCCGTGATCATCGGGGGTGTAACCGTCCGCCCCGGCGACTTGCTGCGCGGCGACATCAACGGCGTGGTGGTGGTTCCGGCTGCCCGAGCGGAGGAAGTCATCGAGGTAGCGGAGCGGATCCAGCTCACCGAGGACACCATCAGGGCGGAAATCCAGCAAGGCGCGGCTTTGCGCCAAGCCCGCGAGCGCGCCGGTTACCACCGGCTTCAGACCCCGGTTGCGTAA
- a CDS encoding PDR/VanB family oxidoreductase: MSMQTLEKDAVAEALMELRVRHVKWEADGVHSLTFVHPEGKDLPAWTPGAHLEIELPSGLVRQYSLCGNPNDSCRYKVAVLRDPAGRGGSAEIHDTVLTGRVLKVRGPRNRFELAYASNYVFIAGGIGITPILAMVQELRDRKPWHLFYGGRTLDSMAFREELAMLGEKNVTLVPQDTAGILDLDEAFSRVDESTAIYCCGPEGLLSAVLAKAEALGVADQVHFERFGAAPKPPATDAPAESAAGAFEVTLERTGTTIEVLPEESVLEAIRKVRPDMPSSCEEGFCGTCETRVLFGEIEHRDQILSKAEREANESMFPCVSRAKGPKIVLDL, encoded by the coding sequence ATGAGCATGCAGACACTGGAAAAGGACGCGGTCGCAGAGGCCCTGATGGAATTGCGGGTCCGCCACGTGAAGTGGGAAGCCGACGGTGTGCATTCCCTGACCTTCGTGCATCCGGAGGGCAAGGATCTCCCGGCATGGACGCCCGGCGCGCACCTGGAAATTGAGCTTCCCTCCGGGCTGGTCCGCCAGTACTCGCTGTGCGGAAACCCGAACGACAGCTGCCGGTACAAAGTAGCGGTGCTGCGGGACCCGGCAGGGCGCGGAGGTTCGGCGGAAATCCACGACACCGTACTCACGGGCCGCGTGTTGAAAGTGCGGGGACCGCGGAACCGCTTTGAGCTGGCCTACGCCTCGAACTATGTGTTCATCGCCGGCGGCATCGGCATCACCCCGATCCTTGCGATGGTGCAGGAACTGCGGGACAGGAAACCCTGGCATCTCTTCTACGGCGGCAGAACGCTGGATTCCATGGCGTTCCGGGAGGAGCTGGCCATGCTGGGGGAGAAGAACGTGACGCTGGTTCCGCAGGACACCGCGGGCATCCTTGACCTTGATGAGGCGTTCTCCCGGGTTGATGAATCCACTGCAATCTACTGCTGCGGGCCGGAAGGATTGCTCAGCGCAGTCCTGGCCAAGGCGGAAGCCCTCGGAGTCGCTGACCAAGTGCACTTTGAACGCTTTGGCGCCGCACCCAAGCCCCCGGCAACCGACGCTCCGGCGGAGAGCGCAGCCGGTGCCTTTGAAGTCACGCTGGAGCGCACGGGCACCACCATTGAGGTGCTGCCGGAAGAAAGCGTCCTCGAAGCCATTCGCAAGGTCCGCCCGGACATGCCCTCATCCTGCGAAGAAGGATTCTGCGGAACGTGTGAAACCCGGGTCCTGTTCGGCGAGATCGAACACCGCGACCAAATCCTTAGCAAGGCTGAACGTGAGGCGAACGAATCGATGTTCCCCTGCGTGTCCCGTGCCAAGGGCCCCAAAATCGTCCTCGACCTTTAG
- a CDS encoding Rieske 2Fe-2S domain-containing protein has protein sequence MRITPELNERLTRVGPGTPMGELFRRYWIPACLSEEIPTPDSPQVRVRILGEDLIAYRDSSGAVGLVDAFCPHRKAPMFFARNEECGLRCVYHGWKFDTLGNCVDMPTEQPDSKFRYRVSMKAYPTYEAAGIVWTYMGPQEHTPEVPDQEWMRAPETHRRVSKSGEHCNFLQAIEGGIDTAHSSFAHNNDLENPRLLRNLDRHPKLDVDFTDYGFRYASERNVGDETTYLRIYQYLLPSQQCRGFLVGLDGKTPEMPGFYGHIWVPIDDENVMVYNTLASANLDYPITDEWWAAHESEMGRGIPERIPGTYWLKRNQSNDYFIDREVQRTKTFTGIEGVNTQDYAIQEGMGPIVDRSTEALGSTDRAVLACRRMLLKLMDDMEAGKAPLGTEPETYRDIRGADALVPHGTDWREAAEKMTLAQW, from the coding sequence GTGCGCATCACCCCAGAACTCAACGAACGTCTCACCCGCGTAGGTCCGGGAACGCCGATGGGCGAACTCTTCCGCCGCTACTGGATCCCCGCTTGCCTGAGCGAGGAAATTCCCACACCCGATTCGCCCCAGGTACGGGTCCGTATCCTGGGCGAGGACCTGATTGCCTACCGTGACAGCTCCGGCGCCGTTGGCCTGGTTGACGCATTCTGCCCGCACCGCAAAGCTCCCATGTTCTTTGCCCGTAACGAGGAATGCGGCCTGCGCTGCGTTTACCACGGCTGGAAGTTTGACACCCTGGGCAACTGCGTGGACATGCCAACCGAACAGCCGGACAGCAAGTTCCGCTACCGCGTCAGCATGAAGGCGTACCCCACGTACGAGGCCGCAGGCATCGTGTGGACCTACATGGGTCCGCAGGAGCACACTCCGGAGGTGCCGGACCAGGAATGGATGCGGGCGCCGGAGACCCACCGCCGCGTTTCCAAGTCCGGTGAGCATTGCAATTTCCTGCAGGCAATCGAGGGCGGCATCGACACCGCACACTCTTCCTTCGCTCACAACAACGACCTTGAGAACCCGCGCCTGCTGCGCAACCTCGACCGTCACCCCAAGTTGGACGTGGACTTCACCGATTACGGTTTCCGCTACGCCTCCGAACGCAACGTGGGCGACGAGACCACGTACCTCCGCATCTACCAGTACCTCCTGCCGTCACAGCAATGCCGCGGCTTCCTGGTGGGCCTGGACGGCAAGACGCCGGAAATGCCCGGTTTCTACGGCCACATCTGGGTCCCCATCGATGACGAGAACGTCATGGTCTACAACACCTTGGCTTCCGCGAACCTGGATTACCCCATCACCGACGAATGGTGGGCAGCACACGAGTCCGAAATGGGCCGCGGCATCCCCGAGCGCATTCCCGGCACCTACTGGCTCAAGCGCAACCAGTCCAACGACTACTTCATTGACCGTGAAGTCCAGCGCACCAAGACCTTCACCGGCATCGAGGGCGTCAACACCCAGGACTACGCCATCCAGGAAGGCATGGGTCCCATCGTGGACCGCAGCACCGAGGCCCTGGGAAGCACGGACCGCGCTGTGTTGGCCTGCCGGCGGATGCTGCTCAAGCTGATGGACGACATGGAAGCGGGCAAGGCTCCCCTCGGTACCGAGCCGGAAACCTACCGCGACATCCGTGGCGCGGACGCCCTGGTGCCGCACGGCACCGACTGGCGTGAAGCAGCCGAAAAGATGACGCTCGCACAGTGGTGA
- a CDS encoding zinc-dependent alcohol dehydrogenase: protein MRPEPSAAVVTAGRPAAVGPDRSLVRASVTVDAQRNELRSFPLPKVDADAALLRIEAAGVCGSDVDSYGRDLPPRIMGHENVGTLFSVGELAAARWGVGDGDRVLLEEYLPCGHCAFCRSSEFRSCLASDTSANPDALRFGSTGIDVGHGLWGGYAEVMYVHPNSVPHEVPDGVSPVLATLGLPLGNGYQWAYLDGGTRPGDCVVIMGPGQAGIGSLLAAREAGAGTVVVIGLERDQQRLEVARLFGADATLVVDGPNPDDAVAAVLDLSNGVGANLVIDAAAGTDETLGLAIDMVAKRGRIIMAAASRTPLRNFPVWKLSRKHLDLQAVRGHSFESVEWALRLIASGKYPLEKMSNFVGGLDDVDAALRATGGWDSNPILHATIVP from the coding sequence ATGCGGCCTGAACCATCGGCCGCCGTCGTCACCGCCGGGCGGCCGGCCGCCGTCGGGCCTGACCGATCCTTGGTCCGTGCATCGGTGACCGTGGACGCCCAACGGAACGAACTCCGCAGCTTCCCGCTTCCGAAGGTTGATGCGGATGCTGCGCTGCTGCGGATCGAAGCGGCGGGCGTCTGCGGTTCGGATGTGGATTCCTACGGGCGGGACCTGCCGCCCAGGATCATGGGGCACGAGAACGTCGGTACGCTGTTTTCGGTCGGGGAGCTGGCAGCGGCACGCTGGGGCGTGGGCGACGGGGACCGGGTACTCCTGGAGGAGTATCTGCCGTGCGGCCACTGCGCCTTCTGCCGCAGCTCGGAGTTCAGGTCCTGCCTGGCCTCCGATACCTCGGCCAACCCGGACGCTTTGCGCTTCGGTTCCACCGGGATCGACGTCGGCCACGGACTGTGGGGCGGGTACGCGGAAGTGATGTACGTGCATCCCAATTCGGTGCCGCACGAAGTGCCCGACGGCGTGTCTCCCGTCCTCGCTACCCTGGGCCTGCCGCTGGGCAACGGCTATCAATGGGCATACCTCGACGGCGGCACCCGGCCGGGTGACTGCGTGGTCATCATGGGTCCCGGCCAGGCCGGCATCGGCAGTCTTTTGGCCGCCCGTGAGGCAGGCGCGGGGACCGTCGTCGTGATTGGCTTGGAACGCGACCAGCAGCGTCTGGAGGTCGCGCGGCTGTTCGGGGCGGATGCCACGCTGGTGGTTGACGGCCCCAACCCGGACGACGCCGTGGCGGCGGTCCTGGATCTGAGCAACGGCGTCGGCGCGAATTTGGTCATCGACGCCGCCGCCGGGACGGATGAAACGTTGGGATTGGCCATCGACATGGTTGCCAAGCGCGGCCGGATCATTATGGCCGCCGCATCCCGGACGCCCCTGCGCAACTTTCCCGTATGGAAACTCTCGCGCAAGCATCTGGACCTGCAAGCCGTCCGTGGCCACAGCTTCGAATCCGTCGAATGGGCACTGCGTCTCATTGCTTCAGGCAAGTATCCTCTTGAGAAGATGTCGAACTTCGTCGGGGGGCTGGACGACGTTGACGCCGCGCTCCGCGCAACCGGCGGATGGGACTCGAATCCGATTTTGCACGCAACCATCGTGCCGTAA